ATTGATCAAGACATTTACAAGAGTTTTAATAGAGTTTTTCACtcataaaaatggaaaaaaaattctcaataaaaaaaattatgccaGTCACTTAAAATAACTCTACCAAAATGTTGTATGGCTTCattgtttaaaagaaaataaaatatgattgtacaattaaaatatttatattttagagaaCACTCATTCATTgacttaaaataaataagatattcTCATAAATTCTCACTCCCCCGTTTTAATGTTACTTTCTATCACATGAGTGATATATTGGTCTAATCCACTTGGATGCAAGTTGTTATTTCCTTTTTCCTTTTGAAAAAATGATATTTGTAACTATTAAAGCCATCTTACAAAATCACATGCGTGAACCTTTTTAGAGTGAAAAACCCAAAACATATTTTacagaaagaaaataaagaaaatattttacagAAATCAGGCATTAAATTTTGCGAAGAATAATACATGCTATTGGCCAAGACTTCTTTTCTAGAACTATGctctattaatttttaaaaattcacaCTTTTTGTTTCTTAGTTTCTTACCATAATTGGTACTATTGAACTTTTAGTGACTCAGTAGTAACTAGATAAACTACTTGAAGGTATCATGTGGCAGTGGCACATGCCATGATGCACACACATAACTAGATCACACATTTAGTCTTTTTAATGACAAACTAAACGCGTGTTAATGGTGATGTGAACGAAATATCGCGTTATTACTTCGCAGATCTGATTTGTTTTTGGTATACGTGACAACCTTTATGACTATTTGGgatgggcgttcgggtacctatttggttttcggtttagtctattcgggtttcgggttttcggggtaaaagatttcagtcccattcgggtatttataaatatcggttcgggttcggttcggatctttgcgggttcggttcgggttcggataacccattcaaattatttttaaaattttaaaattcattatatactttaaattttcaaaatctataagaaagataatatattacatataaattttaataacaaatatgtcaaaatacctaaatttaacatatatattgttttttttgaatatttggatagagaatcaatatatattttactatttttgatatttttagtatactttagctattttaaacatttactttttactattttcatatatttttcgagtattttagaaaacttaaaggtaacttatatattttgaacgtttttaatatacattatatctaaaaataatttatatatttaagtatataaatctatttcggatacattcggataCCCGAAATACTTCTGTTCGGATAGGATCGGTTTcgattttttaaataccaaaattttgaatccgttcggatatttaatcaattttggttcgggttcggtgctacttttttggatcggatttagttcggtttttcgggttcagattttttgcccagccctaattacTACAATGAACTATGCCcaaatgttaattatttttaatgtatgttaaaaattaaacatatacaTAGACACAATCACGTTGACCAAACAgtataatattaacatattatagAATGCAAGTTTGCACTtgaaagataacaaaaaaaaaatacttcatgGAATCGTAGgattatgtaaaaaataatcTTCGGATTAATTATGAGACAAATTATATATCTGCCTCTCAGTTGCTATACTGTAACAACCTCACATGTTCATCGACCaagttttgtttatattatgaGATTTTTCCATCCTTTTCAAGTTTCAGCATCGAAGCTACTACAGTATTGTATTATTGgcaataattaaaacaaaacttaaaaatgagAGACAAAGAACGGTGAATAATTAGTGGAGTTTTAATTATTAACTGAGTTGATTACATTTTAGAACACATTTTGTCTTTCTTTCACACTATAAGACACTTTCCACATGTGGGACATTTTCTAGTGGGACCTAAGGCCTGATATGACAAAATTGCCCTGGTGAGAAACTTTTACGGAAAAGCTTACGTTTCTAGTTTAGTTATTACTTGTGGTCTTTGGTGGTTTGTTTAGTCAAAGATTTATCTTTTAGTCGGTTGTTTCTTTTTTCcgaagtcgtctgaatttttttgtttgtttttagaaCAAAGATTTTGGTTATACTTGTGGATGTGGATGATGATAATGTGTCCACAGATCAAAAAGAGAGGTGGATGCCAACCTCAGTTATATCGATCAGTAGGCAATACGGTACACATGTGGATGATGATAATGTGTCCACAGATCAAAAGAAagagattttcaaaatttgtggaTAGTACATCGACTTATTAAATTGTGCTGTGTACGTGGATGCCAACCTCAGTTATATCGATCGGTAGGCAATACGGTACACATGTGGAACCtaacaaaaagaataataatctGAAACAGATTATAAAAGATCTTATGCCGTATAAAACCAATAGTTAAAGTTTCTTCCTTAAGATTTACATCACAACTGTGGGAAGAAGGAACAATATGTTCGTTCAACTTCTTGGCCATGAAAATATCAATGGTAACAAAGTGACCTTGAACAGACCcgtgaagaagataaacatGAAGCTGTTTGTGGCGCTACTTATCCGGAGGGGAAGCCTATGATTCCAACAGTTAACATGGCGGAGAAACCATTCCGGCAATTGGAGATGGAGATCGATCATCATCTCTTTTCTCCGAGAGCTCCTCCTTACACAGTGTGATGGCGTGAGCTTTCAGGCCTTACGAGACTCACCAAAAAGCGAGAAAAGTGGGTATCCGTCGACGtctcaaataaacaaaaaatcatcatcacagaaacagagaaagaaagaaaaggaggaAACTTTAACCCAAACAAGAGattggtgttaaaaaaaagaccTCGACTTTGTCTTTGAAGCGTGGACGGTATAAATCACCAGaaagatcaaaatatttcaaGTTCCTACCAAACCAATGATCCTGACCATTGATGTGTTCATTATGATGAGCATAAGCAGCAATCCTTTATTTAACCTAGTTTTGGAACCAATGtattttctaacaaaaaaaaacagatttgtggacgaactaaaatattttggaatctAACAAACCAACAACGGATTCAATTCTACATGAACACTACCGAGAATTATCTCAATATTTAGAAATCTAACAAACACTAGCGACGATTTACCCGGTTATCTGCACCAATCAAAAGTAATCTCTGCCACCCTCCAAATCACCATCTTCTCCCAAGTCGAAAACTCTTCGCAACGCAGCTCCACTAGATGACGACCCGACACCGAGACAAGCAGAGAGGAGGTGAATGAAAAGCTCAATGGTCGTATTCCAGCCAAAAGATCGCTTTCGAGGTTATATGTATCAAGGAAAGTGATGCTCGGGTTATCAGAATCAGATTGAGAAAATTGATTAACTTTGGTACACGAAATCAGAATGAGAAATCAAACAGGGATGATTCTTTTCCATTGATTGGAGAAATGAGAGAGTAAGCAGATTTCTGGGGAACCAGGGTTCGTGAAAACCCACAATTGCCTTAAGAAATCTACATGAGGAAACAAGGGAAATTGGAGTTCATGGATTTGAGATTAAAATGAAGCAGGAGAAATTAGGGTCAGGGATTTGGGAAAGTGATTTCCGATTGGAAACATGAGAGAGAAACAAAGAGGacaatcaaaatttttaatcgtaaatgttttgttttagttaGAACAAAAGTAAAATCTATTGTTGATCAATGAAAGGGTAGAAAAGACAAATCATGGGAAGAAAGTGTGTCAAAAGCAGAATGTGTCTTCAAATGTAATTGAGATGTGAAAATGTGTCTCTGGAtgtaaaaaaatcttattaattaGGATGGGTCATCAAAGGGGAATTTAAATTAGACTGCGTCGTAGAGGATTGTTTCCGTTCGGATCTCAAATACGGACCGGACCTACTACCGACACTTCTGACTCATGCTTGAACTCCGAACACAAGACTTCGaatcttaaaattaatttcgttagatttgttttccttttaatttttaaaaaataaaagtattccCTCCCAAGTATAAGATCCAACGGCTGATATCACTCAGAAACGTTTACACTAAATCTGAATCTTCACCTTCCGATTTACATTcatcctctttcttcttcttgctacCACCTCTCACTCTCAGATCTcacaaagcaaaaaaagaaaaactctcTCTCTAGTCGAAATGGTGGAAGCTCAATCATGGACCACGCGGCGGATGAGCAACCCGAGATTCGACGCCGCCGCAACCACCACACCAACAGTCATCGACATCCCCGGAACACCTCCtcactcctcctcttcctccaccGGAAAacctttcttcctctcctccCCCACAGTGTCTCCCTCCGTCCTCACGGCGGCGATAATCGCCGCCTGGTTCGGCTCCAACATAGGAGTCCTCCTCCTGAACAAGTACCTCCTCTTCTACTACGGTTTCCGCTACCCGATCTTCTTGACAATGACGCACATGCTCTCCTGCGCCGCCTACAGCTCCGCCGTCATCAACATCGCCGGCATCGTGCCGCGTCAGCACATCCTATCCCGCCGTCAGTTTCTGAAGATCCTCGCTCTCTCCGCGATCTTCTGCCTCTCCGTCGTGTGCGGCAACACTTCGCTCCGTTACATCCCTGTCTCTTTCAATCAGGCGATCGGAGCCACCACGCCGTTCTTCACCGCCGTCTTCTCTTTCCTCATTACCTGTAAAACGGAGTCCACCGAAGTTTACTTGGCTCTGCTTCCCGTCGTCTCCGGCATAGTTCTCGCTTCTAACTCCGAGCCTTCGTTTCATCTCTTCGGTTTCCTCATTTGCGTCGCTTCCACCGCCGGTAGAGCTCTTAAATCCGTCGTCCAGGTATGGTGATTAACGATTAACCTGTTTGGTTTGGTCGGTTTTAAAGTTAGTTGAACCTGAATTTGTGTTCTAATTCGGTTTTATTACAACAAATGTCTCGATGTCGGAATCTACTAATGTAGTTCTGATCTCACTTTGGTCGGAAGTTCAGTTCAGTTCGGATCCGGTTTGACTCTGTTGGAATTACAGTTTAGTATCAATTAAACCGGAGTTTGTGTCCGAATTTCGTTTGGTTTCCGTTATTACAACAAATGTCTCAATGTCTGAATCTACTAGTTTGGATCTCACTTTTGTCGGAAGTTCAGTTCAGTTCGAATCCGGTTTTATCTTTATTGAAtcggtttgatttggtttaaccAAATTTTGTGTATTGGCAGGGGATTATCCTGACGTCTGAATCAGAGAAGCTACATTCGATGAATCTTCTGCTCTACATGGCTCCAATGGCAGCGTGTATCTTACTACCATTTACACTCTACATCGAAGGAAATGTATTAAGAATCCTAATCGAAAAGGCTAGGACCGATCCATTGATCATCTTTTTGCTCGCCGGGAACGCTACAGTGGCATATTTAGTAAACTTGACGAACTTCTTGGTGACAAAGCACACGAGTGCTCTCACCTTGCAGGTTTTGGGCAACGGGAAAGCCGCCGTGGCTGCAGGAGTCTCGGTTTTGATATTTAGGAATCCGGTGACGGTGATGGGTGTTGCCGGATTCGGAGTCACGATTATGGGAGTGGTTCTCTATAGCGAAGCTAGGAAGAGATCCAAGTTGCTTAACCAGAAGTGAAGTGTGGAAGTGGGACAAGAGACTGGGGTTAAACCGGTGAAgtaatttcttattttatggTATTTTTCGGTTAAAGTATCTTGATTCTTTGGCATTCTGCTATTGTTTTGAACCGGTTTGAGAGGGGGGAAATGTAACTGTAAATGGTTGAGAACTTGAGATTGATTGGGGAAAACTGAAAAGATATGAAATTGAAAAGGGTAATCCACACAGTAATGAAGCAAGGTTCTCTCCAGCAgttgacacatcagattttaaaatgaatttgaGACTGCcatgtcaataaatgaaaaaactagAAACACCACTCACAACATTTGGTCCATCCACGtcactttcttcttctgcttAATCGAACGCCAAACTATTTACTCATTCTTCTCCAGTTACCTAGAAACTTAAATACTCTTCTTCTCCCTAAGCGACTTACGATAATATCATCATTATAAAGGGACTACTAATACACATGTTAAACGTGAATCATTATTATAATCTTCTCTGTTTTCGTCTTATCTACCCGAGATATCTCCATCTTAGAGGTGGAAGAGTTCTTGGCTGGTGGAATTTAGTGTTTGTGCGCGGTGGCCATAGACGCGTTGTGACGGCGGAGGAAAGTTGTCGGCGTTCGAGGTCACGGGACCCTCCGAAGATGGCTCTTTCTGAGAAGAATAATCCTAAATGGGTCCATGGTCGGTTTCGAACACGCCGGGGACGCCGAATCCGCTAACCATCCGTGTTCAGAGTTGGGGCTCCTTGCTCGGTCTTCTCACCCTCGCTTGAGTATCTTCTCTCTTTAGATTTTTTGAGTTGTAGATCTTGTTGTGTTTTCTGTTTCGATGTTTTGTCTAATCCTCGTCCTGTTGGTCTTGCCAACATTTCTCCGGTGCTAGAATATAAGATTCTGATACCTTTTTGGGttaaaactttaatataatttcgttttaaaaagagatgaaaaaaaacaattacgtGTTAATTGACCCAGAGAAAAAACACAGCaacaaaggaagaagaagcatgagatgagatgaagaaggagatgaaGCAAGAGTCTGAGGTAAAGAAGGAGATGCAATAAAAGAAAGAGACGGCTGTACCCAGACAACAAAACGAAAAGAGAAATTAGGTTTGATTTAGATACTTGGGTGaacaacttttttctttttcttttagtttttttgttaaatcGGTTGGTTTACAGTTCGGTTTTCATTAACCTAACCGATCCTTACTATTTTGAAAAACGAGAAGAAATGACACTCTAAAATAATAACCGAAAACTGAATTCAATTTTATATGTGATTGATTTTGTGTACTTAGCCGAGTAATCATCCGAATTATCCAAAATCCGGTTCGGTTCAGTATAATCAATTATAATGTCATTTTTATTACAACTACAATTATAAGAATGATTAAACAAGAAACTatactataaaaaaataaaagtgagAAGAAGAAAGGGTAAGAAAATAATTGGTATATAGCTATTTTTTCTATCCATTGTGTTTATTTGTTAAGATTCAAAAgttttttactaaaatcataatcataaaaaaaatccGCGCATTTGCGCGGGGCATCATCTAGTATATATAACAAAAGTGGAAAAGTAGGGggcagaattaaaagaaaaagacattgtaactttcttttgttttttctttaaattctTCTCTTGTATTATTATTTCGTTTTATAGTTTGTATTGCCAAAATTATGGACACATAAAGTggaaaaagttaaaaagtaataaatttatttcttcCATTAGGTGGAATCGCATTGTCATCTGGTTGGTTAAATCAGCACATTATTTTactttgttgtttctttgccacttgctttttttttttttttgcaacttgCTAGTTGTGtcacttgtaagttgtaacatgCTACTAATTTCAATATTACCTTTTTCAAAATAATGTTTTGcaatttcaaacatttttattCTTACAATGATTTAGaatttaccatttttttttgtaacacagaaTTTACTATTTTGATCTAAAAGCTACTAGCTTAAGAGTTTGTTCTTTGTTAACAGAAAaagtttggtttttatttttatgactTTTTTAATACACATGTGCACTACAATTGACGAAGCAGCCTCTGTTCGGCTGAACGAAACGTGACAACCAAAATTGAATCTGTATTAAATAGGTCCTTGACAAGTTGATGATGATGTTTTAGCTAATGTAGGGTTGAGTTTATCATTAGACTTACTTGCCAAGGTGTGTTGGAATATAGTTAACCTTTTAAGGTGGTTACACAACTATATTTTAGGCTTCTATAATAAATACTAGTACTATCATCTTACAAGCTTCATTTCATATTAGAATGTAAATAAATCCAAGTTGTTGTGGTTTCATTCTCATAATTGCGCGCGCACACACATATGTAACATGTTAGTTGGAAAACAAAACTTTCTTCAAGAGTTTATGTTTGTATATTGTTTTCTGTAAAATGAAAAGAAGAGTAGAGACAGATAATGACAGCTTGTGAGTTTGTCATTTGGTCCAACCTATGTGAGGCTATCAATTGATTTATTAacatttttgtattatttttatgcCTCTTTTGGTTCAAAGTATTTTGGTTGTTGTTCGGATAAAGGGAAAAGTAAAACCAATAAGGGACCAAATCCATGAAAAAAATCTCttaaaaagaagaatatatgCTTATATTCTAATTTCTTTACATATGATTGGTTGCTCCACATATTGTATTCTTTTCCAAAAATGTATTACTGACTTTACGTTGTCTATGTAACTTATAAAtagtaattaattttatttaccaaTTTTTTAAGACTGATATAATGGTCAAGAAAAAC
This is a stretch of genomic DNA from Raphanus sativus cultivar WK10039 unplaced genomic scaffold, ASM80110v3 Scaffold2458, whole genome shotgun sequence. It encodes these proteins:
- the LOC108823112 gene encoding probable sugar phosphate/phosphate translocator At1g12500 — translated: MVEAQSWTTRRMSNPRFDAAATTTPTVIDIPGTPPHSSSSSTGKPFFLSSPTVSPSVLTAAIIAAWFGSNIGVLLLNKYLLFYYGFRYPIFLTMTHMLSCAAYSSAVINIAGIVPRQHILSRRQFLKILALSAIFCLSVVCGNTSLRYIPVSFNQAIGATTPFFTAVFSFLITCKTESTEVYLALLPVVSGIVLASNSEPSFHLFGFLICVASTAGRALKSVVQGIILTSESEKLHSMNLLLYMAPMAACILLPFTLYIEGNVLRILIEKARTDPLIIFLLAGNATVAYLVNLTNFLVTKHTSALTLQVLGNGKAAVAAGVSVLIFRNPVTVMGVAGFGVTIMGVVLYSEARKRSKLLNQK